Proteins found in one Chloroflexota bacterium genomic segment:
- a CDS encoding lysophospholipid acyltransferase family protein produces the protein MWRYYAFRFAGLTLAHLPMKVGYLIAFLVADTVYTLSPGMRAAILDNMRHVLGSEASDVQLKQATHGVLRNAARNYFDLIKIPHMKSSEIESLITLHGWHNLEHALDKGKGVILVTAHLGSFELASQLLAVRSIKTTVLVESLEPPALLNHVTALRSSKGLTCVAAQSGALEIVIQSLRRGEVVLFACDRDIAKDGFKSDFFDEETSLPAEAVRIAMRTGAAVLPAFSLRRNHGKHDIYCEPAMDIALGRNGAVARNIQQVIRVMEKYIRACPEQWVVLGRAWPDKQEPSSLSETLETPRGTKKVADSIHQQRTPLRQ, from the coding sequence ATGTGGCGATACTACGCATTTAGGTTCGCAGGACTTACCCTGGCCCATTTGCCCATGAAGGTCGGCTATTTGATTGCATTCTTGGTTGCAGATACAGTGTACACTTTGTCGCCGGGGATGAGGGCTGCCATTCTAGACAACATGCGCCATGTCCTCGGATCAGAAGCCAGTGACGTGCAGCTGAAGCAAGCTACACACGGCGTCTTGAGGAATGCAGCCCGAAACTACTTCGACCTGATCAAGATACCCCACATGAAGTCCAGTGAGATTGAGAGCCTCATAACTCTCCACGGCTGGCATAATCTTGAACACGCTTTGGATAAGGGCAAGGGAGTTATTCTGGTCACGGCACATCTTGGTAGCTTCGAGTTGGCCTCACAGCTACTGGCAGTGCGCTCCATAAAGACAACGGTTCTGGTTGAATCTCTAGAGCCACCAGCTTTGCTTAATCATGTCACGGCTTTGAGAAGCAGCAAGGGACTGACTTGTGTTGCCGCCCAATCAGGTGCATTAGAAATAGTGATACAGTCGCTGCGTCGCGGCGAAGTGGTGTTGTTCGCCTGCGACCGCGACATTGCCAAGGACGGCTTCAAGTCAGATTTCTTTGATGAAGAGACCTCCCTGCCTGCTGAGGCAGTGCGGATTGCAATGCGCACCGGAGCTGCTGTTCTTCCTGCCTTCAGCCTGCGCCGAAATCATGGTAAGCATGATATATACTGTGAGCCTGCTATGGATATTGCCCTTGGCCGTAATGGAGCTGTGGCAAGAAACATACAGCAGGTCATTCGTGTGATGGAGAAGTACATCAGGGCTTGCCCTGAGCAGTGGGTAGTCCTTGGGCGGGCCTGGCCGGATAAACAAGAGCCATCATCGCTCTCCGAAACATTAGA